The Penaeus chinensis breed Huanghai No. 1 chromosome 25, ASM1920278v2, whole genome shotgun sequence genome segment TTAATAATGTTACTCAATCTGGTAAGACTAACAAGATCCTAAAATGAGAGGActaaatataaatgtgaatgaatgtaaagaaaagaaaaagaaaaaatatatataaataaaaaatttaataaatcaAATTTATTGAGTAAATCCCATTTATTCGACTTTGGGAACCTCTGTTCTGTGAAACTTTACAAGACACCAAGTTATAAAAATTACTCAGAACTCTAGGCAGAAATAATTATTCTATCCTCATGTAGAAattgtaacagcaataataattacccAATGCAAAATCTACTTTGAAAAATGTCATTCCAACCATATTTTATATTTAGTTGTACATCTGTAACTTTAAATTGAATGAAATCATGTTGCCTTcagaaaatattatcattatcattgttattattatcattaccttaccTTATAAGTATAACTTTATTGCTGTCCCTGAACTGTTTAGTCTATGGTATAGTTGCGATGACCTTCCATTTGAACAATTTTCAATGTCAGAGGATATATGTGttaattacaactactactactgataatattgataactaccttgtatctttgtttttatcaaaataagaactttattaataataatgttgatcaataacattaatatcaatgatgcATAGTtttaattgataatattaataattcaaataataatagtaatgataatgattgtagaaatggtgataataatgataaacaaaaatattaattaaaataataacaataataatgattacatagaTTCTGATGGTTCTTGAACTCTTTACCGTTTTTATTCTTCAAAATGATTCTGAAGCCTAGAGGTATGTATATCACTTCCTCTAAATAAGAAATTGGTCaaagataaagattaaaaaaaagagaaaagaaaaaagggggggaggggattgtagGGTCAAAAAATAAGTAATTATACATACTTTGGTAAACCAGTGGTTCCTATAATTTCTACTGTTCTTTTATAATCCTCAACACTTTTATTACAGTATTGAGTAAAGTGTACAAAGTGTTTTTTCCATCTCTCAATGTCAAGTGAAGTTCTCATACATTTTACTCTTGCTCGAATATTCAAAACCGAGGCAGACCTTTTGAAATGAACTGCTAATATATCCAATAAGATTCCGTAATTTTTCTGAAAGTTAAGGATCAGCATGTGAGCAATATTTAGGTCTTTCTCTATTGCAGTCCTCACCAtgcaatatatttgttatttctgGATGATATCTCTTTTTTTGCAAGCTTCTGTCTTGCATGATTTTGTTGCTTATACATTAGTAAAGAGGTTAGATATGTATGcacactttaattttttttttatctattgccAAGAAACTGCGCATTTGGTTTATGAgactttttcttaaaaaaaaaaaacaatctttaaATGTCTATTAAAGCCTGTATACATAGACATGCTTTTTTCTTATCAAATTTAATCCCTTTTCTATTACAATACTTAAGTAATCTTCTATACAATAAAAGTACCACAAGATGCCAAAAGCAATAATAGAcagtatctttaaaaaaataacttaaactgtgtgtatgagtatgtatatgtgagtgtaaatatatagatacatatataaaaggatggaaaaatagataaattaagatATAAAAATACTTACGTCTATCAAAGAGAGTGCCTAGAAACTTACAAGACGTGGAGTGATACCTACATAGGGAAATGGACTACAATGAGACTTTACCCATTTCACTCTCCCACAGGAAGTGCAAGACAATTGGTTCAGTCTGTTAACTGGCAGGACTGACAGACCTGCATGTGATATATTTGGACCTGCATTTCTTTCAAGTTAGACTGTGTCCCCATTTCAGCCTCCCTAGTGAAGTCAAAAGTAACTGCAACTCGAGGTAAAATGCAAATAACTCTCACACTGTCTCCTGCATTCCAATGTAATGACTTCATTCTCAAAAGATATGGAATTCAAATACTCACcaattactaattatcattttGACATTAAAAGTCACCTCTACATAATGTGAACTTGGTGGCACCTGTAAAATATGTTGCATATTCTTCAAAGTTATCTCCATTTCTTTattctgaagaaagaaagaaaagaaaagaaatacacagaCATCTAAATATCTAAGCTTTAGTTATCGAAGGTGCTAATGTTACTTCTGCTGTGATCTTTCATTTTACATCTTTTAACTTTCATTTTATAGTTCAGCCTTTCAttattttgaaagagagagaaatgaaatgctCCTCGCTTTTAACTGAAGTCTTGCTATAACGACAAACAAGACAGCAAGAAAATTGGGATTATAAAACACCTCAAAATACTTACTAACATGTACTTCATAGTAATAGCTCTATTGTACAATAATTATCTACATAAGGAagaccagtatatatatactacaaggtgtagtatatatatactacaccttGTCAGAGTTAAGATGCAACACGCAATACCAACACTTCAGTGCATGTCGCACAAACTTCCGAGGCTTTAAGCCCTCCAAAGAGAGACCCTCAGCTGATGTCAGCCCCAAAAAGGGGTAGTGACATATTAGCATTATAAATACCTtgtcataaaaagagagaaaagtgacgaTAATTAAAACAACTCCATACATCTTGtaattttatgcaaaaatattcaTTTCAGATTAAGTTAGTCAAAAAATAAGTATGTGGGAGGAGGTCTGCTAGGAGCAAAGGGAATATGGGGAGGGTGGGGCACTCCTTACAAATACACTGCGtgaaatatatattgtacaaagTTTGAAAAGGTCTCACAAAAACTTCTCCTTATTTCACTGCTTTTGAAAGACTAAGAGATAAAAGTTAAGTCATCCTATTGCCAATtttcattttataaataataaaaatggtcatCTTCTTGATATGCTAACATGATTAAGTATTCACTGTACCACATTGAGAATACTACCTGGTTCTTCAAAACAAATGAAGTGAAAGAtgagatttctttctcttttctgcacatattttataatcattgacaaaagaaagaaggaaagaaaaaatcaacaacacGCAAATATAAAACCagaaaagaggaacaaaaaataaaaatctgaataacttcataaacatatgtatatctaaatgttgataattatacaaCCATCACTTTGAAGcattgtaaatgtttttttttcttccactcttaTTTGAAAGCAgattaaagtaaaataaaaggaaaaaatcaatatTCAATCAAACCataactgaggaggaggaggaggaggaggaggaggaggaggaggaggaggaggaggaggaggaggaggaggaggaggaggaggaggaagaggaagaggaggaggaagaagagaaagaagagaaagaagagtaagaggaagaagaagaggagaagaagaagatatagaagaagaagatatagaagaagaagaggaagatgaagcggaagagtaggagtaagatgaagaggaggcagagtaaagaggatgaggaggagtaggaaagggggaggaggaggggaaggagcaaggaggaagaggaggaggaaggagaagatgaagtggcaggaggaggaggaaggagaagatgaagtggcaggaggaggaggaaggagaagatgaagtggcaggaggaggaggaaggagaagaggataggaagaggaggaggaagagctgtaGAGATTAGATAATACCAggatacattatacattataatcATTTAGCTAGATCTTGAATTAAAACACAAGGTACAGGCTACATATCCACAAACAAGTAACACAATATAAGACAGACACACCATTTCAGATTTTGTTTTTCCAGAATAAACAAGTTCCTGAATAAAGAAGTCAAAAGATAAATACAGTGAAGTTATGcatctatttttgtattatcaaatGCAAAATTTCATATGAACCAAAATATGGATCAAAACATTGCATTCAcagatttttaattatatatatatatattttttatgaaacaaACTGTGTccttttttgagggggtgggggtgtaaaaAGTCTTCATAATATTCATCGTACATGAAATAGTAACTCAAGTAATACTGACTGACAACAGATTCATCACAGTacaacgtataaatatacatcagaaaaaaaaagaaagaaaaaaaaatcatctaaataaaatatactgacaataatcataatatagaaCACAGACAACAATCCCTCTAGTCCATTCTTTACCGGGAAACCATTTCTGTTACACCAAGACAAAGCTTGCATCAACAATGACATAACAAGATGTGAAATACACACTGAAGGATCTCCAAAATGTTGATTAAAAAATTGTGAATTCTaatatctgaaaaaaagaaaaagaagaaacataactAAATGGTCTGATTTTCTAAAGACACATACCTCCTGGCATATGAACACCTGCAAAAccactttttatttcattatgaacTGTGAGCAATATTAACGGGCCATCACTTCAAGCCTATTTTTCAAAAAGATgtgaagcaatttttttttttttagtttttgttgagGTTTGTACTGGTAAGAAAGTCTGTAGAGATAACTAACAACCTTTACTTAGTTTTAAGGCACTTCTTTAACTTTTTATCTAATATTTCTTTTGTTAGTTCATACCGGATAGCTTTCCGTAGGTCATCAAGCACCCTTTTCATGACAAGGTTCACTGTTTTGTCTTTTGGATAACTAACATCTTTATGATTAAATTCTGAACTTTCCATCTTTTCATTCAAAATATCTAAGGGGAAGCTTTCACATGCTAGCTCAAATTCAGCATCTAAAGAGTTTGTCTTTATGGTATTACTCCTTTTATTATGGCTGCCTTTATAGGGATGGACGCGTCCTACATTTTTCAGGCTGGATTCGGCTTTCAGACTATTATCCTTGAAAGTCACGTGTTCTGAAAGAGGCTTTTTGTAATTTGGGGGAGGTACAGTGGGGAGATTCTTGGGCAGGGGAGGTATCCCCACTAAAGGAGAAATACCTGGGGTTAGTACCTGGCCATTCACCGGAGTTTTTACACTAGCCTTTCCtgcattaccatcaatatttaaTTGTGCCTTTGCATTTGAATCTACAAAGTCCATGTTTGAGAGCTTGGATGCTCTTCTTAACTTCACAGTCTCCCTGTGCCAGTAGAGGTACATGTGTCTAGAAATAAAGGGGGAAGGTGTTGGAGACAGTGGCTGATCTAtgtcatccattttctccatcttGTCCTGCTTGTCTAAAGATAGAGGTAGTTTACTTAGTGACTTCTTTACTTTGGGAGGTGAAGGGTCGCTGACTGAGGGTCCTGTGCCAAACATGATCTTGAGTCTTGTGTCTAAATTTGGTCTTGCTGGAGATTCTTGAGGAGTCTTGCTCTCGCCTGAGAAGGAGACTTCATTCGAGAAAGACACCCTCTTCTTCTTGGTGTCTGACCTTGCTCTTTCAGGTGTTTTAAGGGAACTGGTGAAGTTCTCCATTGATGTTCCAGCTTTGGGGTTCCTTACATACTTGTTTATCAGGGAATCTTCCTGACTCTCCTCAACTGGAGAAGATTCAGTACTCGAAGAAGGAGAGAACATGGCTTCCTCGGGGTCATAAGGCTCCTCCTCCATAACAGCACCTTGGGCATCTTCATTTGGCACGTATGAGAAAGCCGACTGTAGAGTATTCGAGTGCAgaagagggggtggtggaggggtgggAGTGTGGTTTCTGCGGGATACATTATTTCGGGGGTTCGTGGTACCGTTGGTGGACTGTTGGTGGGCCGGCTTCCCTGAGGGCTGGGAAGACACAATACTTGGGATTGGTTTGCCAGCAGGAGCTTTGGcaaggtttttcttttcttcctgttgtttctgttgtttctgGGCGGTGGAACTTGTAGCAATGCTTGCAGAGGGCTGTGGCAACTTGCGTggagggggcgaagaggagggCAAAGGGGGCTTCTTGACTGGGCTTGGGGGGGGCGGTTCTTTGGGTGGCGGGGGCTTCGAAATATCTactggaggtggaagaggtggaagaggaggaagtggaggctggACTGCTAACTTACTAGACGGAAGAGGGGGAAGCGCACTCAGTTCAGGCGGTGGAGCCTGTGGAtcagggggtaggggtggaggtggcTTTGCGTCGCCTGGGGGCATATGTGGGAACTGAGTGCCTGGTGGCATGAGTGTATTTGGCATGTGTGGAGGTTGAGGGTGGAGAGGTAATGATGGGTGCGGAGGATGAGATGGGGGAGGTGGATGCGGTGGTGGAATGGGGTGAGATGGGGCTAGGGCATGTGGATGTGATGGATGAGGCGAGTGTAGATGTGGAGCATGAGGGGGACGCATGTGTGGGGGAACCATGTgaggtacaggaggaggaggcagggggggtaTAGGATGTCCATCAGCCATGGGAGGCCGGAAGATGGGTGATCCTGGAAAGGGAGGTCCCGGCTGCCCTGGCACCATCATCACAGGGGCTTGGTGGCCGGGCatcatccccatctccatccccatcggTGGGCGGAATGGTGGCCTTGCCAGACGGTGCTTAAACTCGAAGACATCATGAGGAGGTCTGCCAGTGCCCAAGGGTGTTGGACTTCGGTTCATGTCATTCATGAATCCAGAATTA includes the following:
- the LOC125038712 gene encoding pollen-specific leucine-rich repeat extensin-like protein 2: MGLCELLNEQGHLGNSGFMNDMNRSPTPLGTGRPPHDVFEFKHRLARPPFRPPMGMEMGMMPGHQAPVMMVPGQPGPPFPGSPIFRPPMADGHPIPPLPPPPVPHMVPPHMRPPHAPHLHSPHPSHPHALAPSHPIPPPHPPPPSHPPHPSLPLHPQPPHMPNTLMPPGTQFPHMPPGDAKPPPPLPPDPQAPPPELSALPPLPSSKLAVQPPLPPLPPLPPPVDISKPPPPKEPPPPSPVKKPPLPSSSPPPRKLPQPSASIATSSTAQKQQKQQEEKKNLAKAPAGKPIPSIVSSQPSGKPAHQQSTNGTTNPRNNVSRRNHTPTPPPPPLLHSNTLQSAFSYVPNEDAQGAVMEEEPYDPEEAMFSPSSSTESSPVEESQEDSLINKYVRNPKAGTSMENFTSSLKTPERARSDTKKKRVSFSNEVSFSGESKTPQESPARPNLDTRLKIMFGTGPSVSDPSPPKVKKSLSKLPLSLDKQDKMEKMDDIDQPLSPTPSPFISRHMYLYWHRETVKLRRASKLSNMDFVDSNAKAQLNIDGNAGKASVKTPVNGQVLTPGISPLVGIPPLPKNLPTVPPPNYKKPLSEHVTFKDNSLKAESSLKNVGRVHPYKGSHNKRSNTIKTNSLDAEFELACESFPLDILNEKMESSEFNHKDVSYPKDKTVNLVMKRVLDDLRKAIRYELTKEILDKKLKKCLKTK